GCGGGGTCGTCGCTGGGCCGCATCGCCTTCCCCCTGTTCGCCGCCATGGTTGCCTGGCATGGCCTGTTCAACACGCGCAACCCGTTGCGCTACGCGCGGCGTATCCTGGTCATCGGGCTGGCTGCCCAACTGCCCTACATGCTGATGCCGCGGGCCTCCGACGCCTTCCTGCTCAACGTCTGCTTCACCCTGGCACTGGGCCTGGCCTGGGGTGCCTGGCTGCGCGACCTGCTCGCACGCCAGCGCAGCGGCAGCCTGGGCAGCGCCTGGCTGGCGGCGGCGCTGGCCGCCTCGCTGGCAGTCTGGTACCTGCTCGGCGAGTGGTTCGAGTACGGCCATCGCGGGCTGCTGCTGGTCCCGCTGTTCATGCTCGCCATGCACCACCTCCACACAGCCGGCGAGACGCTCGCCGAGCGCCTCGCCGCCGTGGCCATGGCGGCTCCGCTGCTGGTCGTGGCGGGGCTGATGAACAGCTCCGACATGGCCAAGTCGTTCACCGTCGCCACCTGCCTCGCCGTGCTGTGGCTGGCTGCCGGCGCCCACCGCCTGACCCCGGTCGTGCCGACCGTCATGCCCCGCCGGCTGTGGCTGGCCTGGTACCCCGGCCACTTCGCCCTGATCGCCCTGTGGCTGTGGGCCAGCGGCGGGCTCGGCTGAGCAGCGTCATCCTGCGTCCGCCCCCACCCGCTCGGCCAACAGCCACTCGAAGTCTTCGAGCGGCATGGGGCGGTGGAAGTAGAACCCCTGGAACAGGCGACAGCCTCGCATCAGCAGGAAGTCCCGCTGCGCTCGATTCTCCACCCCCTCCGCCACCACGTCGATGCCGAGATGCTGGGCCATGGCCAGGATCGTTTCGACGATGGCGGCATCGCTGCCGTCGGCATCGAGATTGCTGACGAAGCTGCGGTCGATCTTGAGTTCGTCCAGCGGCAGCGACTTGAGATAGGCGAGCGACGAGAAGCCGGTGCCGAAATCGTCGAGGGCCAGGTGCACCCCCAGCCGCTTGAGCGCCTGCATGCGCTCGACGGCATCCTCCAGCCCATCGATCATGATGCTTTCGGTCAGCTCCACGACCAGCCGCGCCGGATCGATGCCATGGGTGCCGGTCACCCAGGTGAGCCCTTCGACGAAGCCGGGCTGGGTGAAGTGGCGCACGCTGATATTGACCGACAACCGCGGCAGGACGTCGGCCGGCAGGCGTGACAGCAGCCCGCAGCAGCGCTCCAGCATCCAGGTCTCGAGTTCGACGATCAGGTCGCTCTCCTCGGCGATGGCGATGAACACTTCGGGCGAGACCCAGCCATGGCGCGGATGCTGCCAGCGCATCAGCGCCTCCCCGCCGATGATCCGGCCGCCTTCGTCGAGCTGGGGCTGGAAGGCGATGCTGAGCTGGTCCTCGGCCAGCGCAAGCCGCAGGGCCTGCTCCATCTCCAGGCGCCAGCTCATCTGGGTCTGCATGGAGGGTTCGTAACCGCAGATCTGCGCCCGTCCCTTCAGCTTGGCCTGGTACATGGCGGTATCGGCGTGGCGCAGCACGTCGCCCACGTCTTCGTCGCCCAGTGGGAACAGCGTGTAGCCGATGCTCGGCGTCACGCTGATATGCTGCCCGCCCAGGTCGTAGGCCCGGCGCAGGGTCGAGAGCAGCCGCTCGGCACGGTGCTCGGCCCGCCGCAGCTCGGCCCCGCGGTCGGCGCTCAGGGCCGGCATCAGCACCACGAACTCGTCGCCGCTGAGGCGCGCCGCCATGGCCTCCTTGTCGAGGCTCAGCAACAGGCGCTTGCTGACCTGGCGCAGCAGCTCGTCACCCACCGCATGCCCCAGGGTATCGTTGATGATCTTGAAGCGATCCAGGTCGAGGAACATCACCAGCCCGACGCGACCGTCGTCACGGCGGTCGCGGATGGTCGAGGCCAGCGTCTCGATCAGCAGGCGCCGGTTGGGCAGCTCGGTGAGCGGGTCGAAGTAGGCCTGGCGGTGGATGGTCTCTTCCGCCAGCTTGCGCTCGGTGAAGTCCTCGATGATCGCCACGCCTCCCACCACCTCGCCGGCCTCGTTGCGCAGGGCGCTGTAGAAGGCGCGCAGCGGCGTCTGCTTGCCGCTGACCACGGTGCGGTAGGTGCCCTCGAAATAGCCGGTGCCGCTCTCCAGCGCGTCGCGTATCGCCCCGGTCACGCGTTCGTCGTTGAGCTGCGTCAGCAGGTTCATCCCCAGCAGGCGCTGCCGGCTGGTACCGAGGATGTCGAGGCACATCTCATTGCAGTCGACCACCCGCCCCTCGCAATCGAAGTGCAGCACGCCCAGCGGGGTATGGCGAAAGATCGCACGGTAGCGCGCCTCGCTGACCCGCAGCTGCCGCTCGCGCGAAGAGACGATCAGACGCAGGGCGATGTTGTCGGTGATGGTGCGATGCAGCCGCCGGTTGGTCATCAGCACCA
This portion of the Billgrantia sulfidoxydans genome encodes:
- a CDS encoding TraX family protein; amino-acid sequence: MTVQATVRPLPERPVSTWTGWGQWLALATMTLDHLTRYVAPDTWELGWAGSSLGRIAFPLFAAMVAWHGLFNTRNPLRYARRILVIGLAAQLPYMLMPRASDAFLLNVCFTLALGLAWGAWLRDLLARQRSGSLGSAWLAAALAASLAVWYLLGEWFEYGHRGLLLVPLFMLAMHHLHTAGETLAERLAAVAMAAPLLVVAGLMNSSDMAKSFTVATCLAVLWLAAGAHRLTPVVPTVMPRRLWLAWYPGHFALIALWLWASGGLG
- a CDS encoding putative bifunctional diguanylate cyclase/phosphodiesterase, yielding MSFLLQDEQREHDAAALSDVSHRRQLAHEQVRLLYERLWQPVLASVLAACLLVGTMWPILPPSYLIGWLGALVAVSGGRLWLAWYYQRQPAKRRLQRRWLYRFAWGAGLAGGLWGIAGLSMFTMEHHEQLAALAIVLTGIAAGGVTTLSSVAWMAPLFVLPTMLPLLGQLLLQGTSLSLLLAAMVMLFLGLVLMTNRRLHRTITDNIALRLIVSSRERQLRVSEARYRAIFRHTPLGVLHFDCEGRVVDCNEMCLDILGTSRQRLLGMNLLTQLNDERVTGAIRDALESGTGYFEGTYRTVVSGKQTPLRAFYSALRNEAGEVVGGVAIIEDFTERKLAEETIHRQAYFDPLTELPNRRLLIETLASTIRDRRDDGRVGLVMFLDLDRFKIINDTLGHAVGDELLRQVSKRLLLSLDKEAMAARLSGDEFVVLMPALSADRGAELRRAEHRAERLLSTLRRAYDLGGQHISVTPSIGYTLFPLGDEDVGDVLRHADTAMYQAKLKGRAQICGYEPSMQTQMSWRLEMEQALRLALAEDQLSIAFQPQLDEGGRIIGGEALMRWQHPRHGWVSPEVFIAIAEESDLIVELETWMLERCCGLLSRLPADVLPRLSVNISVRHFTQPGFVEGLTWVTGTHGIDPARLVVELTESIMIDGLEDAVERMQALKRLGVHLALDDFGTGFSSLAYLKSLPLDELKIDRSFVSNLDADGSDAAIVETILAMAQHLGIDVVAEGVENRAQRDFLLMRGCRLFQGFYFHRPMPLEDFEWLLAERVGADAG